One part of the Clostridia bacterium genome encodes these proteins:
- a CDS encoding cation:proton antiporter yields MSSTLLSISIALLAGLLMTRAFKPFKLPSVTAYLIAGVLVGPYCLGRCGIPGLGFDSHEAVEALSLISEVALGFIAFSIGNEFRLSDLKKTGKQAFTIGILQALTATLLVDLALIGLLWLMPGKISVPQAITLGAIATATAPAATLMVVRQYKAKGPLTNLLLPIVALDDAVGLIVFAVSFGIAKTLIVGSVDMVSIIVNPLVEIVASLTLGAVMGYILTQLEKLFNSNTNRLNVTISFVLLTAALSMLDFHIGPVHISFSSLLVCMMLGTVFCNTCPLSNDMMERADKWTSPLFALFFVISGAELELGVFTDVAVVIIGVVYIMFRSLGKYIGTFFSAKISKCSPEICKYLGITLLPQAGVALGMCATAMQLGAQGNLIRNITLFAVLIYELVGPLLTRQALTAAGDIKPMPDEVKNRRQTKLEQSKAGSK; encoded by the coding sequence ATGAGCAGTACATTATTATCTATTTCTATTGCTTTACTGGCAGGGCTTTTGATGACCCGTGCCTTTAAGCCCTTTAAGCTTCCGTCGGTAACTGCGTATCTGATTGCGGGCGTTCTGGTTGGCCCTTATTGCCTCGGCAGATGCGGAATTCCGGGACTTGGGTTTGATTCCCATGAAGCGGTAGAGGCACTTTCGCTGATTTCGGAGGTGGCGCTGGGCTTTATCGCGTTCTCCATTGGTAACGAATTCAGGCTTTCCGATTTGAAAAAAACCGGTAAGCAGGCATTTACCATCGGTATTTTGCAGGCACTTACCGCAACGCTTCTTGTGGATCTGGCTTTGATTGGATTGCTTTGGCTCATGCCGGGCAAAATTTCCGTTCCGCAGGCAATCACTTTAGGCGCAATTGCTACCGCAACCGCACCTGCGGCAACCTTAATGGTTGTACGTCAGTACAAGGCAAAGGGTCCGCTGACCAATCTGTTGCTTCCTATTGTTGCGTTGGATGATGCGGTGGGTCTGATTGTGTTTGCGGTTTCGTTCGGTATCGCAAAAACCTTAATTGTTGGGTCTGTAGACATGGTTTCCATTATTGTAAATCCCTTGGTGGAAATTGTAGCTTCGCTGACTCTGGGTGCGGTTATGGGCTACATACTTACCCAGCTTGAAAAGCTTTTTAACTCCAACACAAACCGTTTGAATGTAACCATTTCCTTTGTGCTGTTAACCGCGGCACTGTCTATGTTGGATTTCCATATCGGTCCGGTACACATCAGTTTTTCATCCCTTTTGGTTTGCATGATGCTGGGTACGGTATTTTGTAATACCTGTCCGCTGTCTAATGATATGATGGAACGGGCAGACAAGTGGACCTCACCTTTGTTTGCGTTGTTCTTTGTTATCAGCGGTGCAGAATTGGAGCTTGGCGTGTTTACCGATGTGGCTGTTGTGATTATCGGTGTGGTTTACATTATGTTCCGTTCTTTGGGTAAATATATTGGTACTTTTTTCAGTGCAAAGATTTCCAAATGCTCGCCCGAAATCTGCAAGTATTTAGGGATTACCCTTTTGCCCCAGGCGGGTGTTGCCCTTGGTATGTGTGCCACCGCGATGCAATTGGGCGCGCAGGGCAATCTGATTCGGAACATCACCTTGTTTGCGGTGCTGATTTATGAACTGGTCGGTCCGTTGCTGACCCGTCAGGCGTTGACCGCAGCCGGCGATATCAAGCCTATGCCCGACGAGGTAAAGAACCGCCGTCAGACAAAATTGGAGCAATCCAAAGCCGGTTCAAAATAA
- a CDS encoding zinc ribbon domain-containing protein has product MFCRYCGKQIEDDALRCMHCGKLQWEKETPTPDAPKESNGFMQAPSLEDAPVTESPQAVEPVAVPPTQLPRENDRVYPPRNTPLHNAEDFSASVEQDDDIPSFIPSAQSVRPPVIGYVPPTETPAEDLPTRIEKKKKKGAGKKIAGVLSALLFLVIIIVVGWSFSNHSRFALQWEQTERDVASVVSGKLDGEKLDMNDTETDLSMGSAFVENEDVDSRYYRLDSFENVGEAELVCHFENKKLSGAELFSTNREALIDYICDTFDIDPAVMENQAQLEYEGTYVVLVAEDNGARAMFADTTYGGACSVALEPYFGI; this is encoded by the coding sequence TTGTTTTGTAGATATTGCGGAAAACAAATAGAAGATGATGCTTTGCGTTGCATGCATTGCGGTAAACTGCAATGGGAAAAGGAAACACCGACGCCCGATGCACCGAAGGAAAGCAATGGTTTTATGCAGGCACCGTCTCTTGAAGATGCACCGGTCACCGAAAGTCCGCAGGCAGTAGAGCCTGTTGCGGTGCCACCCACACAACTGCCGAGAGAGAATGACCGCGTATATCCGCCCCGGAACACGCCTCTACATAATGCAGAGGACTTCTCCGCTTCCGTGGAACAGGACGACGATATACCTTCCTTTATACCGTCCGCACAATCCGTCCGTCCGCCCGTTATAGGGTATGTCCCGCCCACAGAAACACCGGCAGAGGACTTACCCACCCGTATTGAAAAGAAAAAGAAAAAGGGTGCAGGCAAAAAGATTGCAGGCGTGCTGAGCGCATTGCTGTTTTTAGTCATTATTATTGTGGTGGGCTGGTCCTTTTCCAACCACAGTCGCTTTGCATTGCAATGGGAGCAGACCGAACGGGATGTGGCAAGTGTTGTATCCGGCAAGTTAGACGGTGAAAAGCTTGATATGAACGACACCGAAACCGACCTCTCCATGGGTAGTGCTTTTGTGGAAAACGAGGATGTGGATTCCCGTTATTACCGCTTAGACAGCTTTGAAAACGTAGGCGAAGCCGAACTGGTCTGCCATTTTGAAAACAAAAAGCTGAGCGGTGCAGAGCTGTTCTCCACAAACCGCGAAGCCTTAATTGACTACATTTGCGACACCTTTGACATCGATCCTGCCGTAATGGAAAACCAGGCACAGCTGGAATACGAGGGAACCTATGTGGTGCTTGTCGCAGAAGACAACGGTGCAAGAGCCATGTTTGCCGACACCACCTACGGCGGCGCTTGCTCAGTGGCATTAGAACCCTACTTTGGAATATAA
- a CDS encoding MgtC/SapB family protein: MTEFFYQYDLHYVLRLLVACFCGIAIGFERKNRSKEAGIRTHCIVCLASALMMIISKYAFEDMLSDPIYAGVDVRLDPSRMAQGIVTGVGFLGAGMIFVHRQTIVGLTTAAGIWCTAGIGMAVGSGMYFMGIVATVIMLLVQFLFHMNARFFRTLKHKKLTVYNVNQEDFQRFAEEKLSALHIHVTEVDITYDSETGHSDYAFLFELPPDMKEEDVCKIFPYKCALKKM; encoded by the coding sequence ATGACAGAATTTTTCTATCAGTATGATTTACACTATGTTCTTCGCTTGCTGGTGGCTTGCTTTTGCGGAATTGCTATCGGCTTTGAGCGTAAAAACCGTTCTAAGGAAGCAGGGATTCGTACCCATTGTATTGTGTGCTTAGCTTCGGCACTTATGATGATTATTTCAAAGTATGCCTTTGAGGATATGCTTTCCGACCCCATTTATGCGGGGGTGGATGTACGTCTTGACCCGTCCCGTATGGCGCAGGGTATTGTAACAGGTGTCGGCTTTTTGGGCGCAGGCATGATTTTCGTACACCGCCAGACCATTGTAGGCTTAACGACTGCGGCAGGCATCTGGTGTACGGCAGGTATTGGCATGGCAGTTGGCTCGGGCATGTATTTTATGGGGATTGTCGCAACGGTGATTATGCTTTTGGTGCAGTTCCTGTTCCACATGAATGCGCGGTTTTTCCGCACCTTAAAGCATAAAAAGCTGACGGTTTACAACGTAAATCAGGAGGATTTTCAGCGGTTTGCCGAGGAGAAGCTTAGTGCACTGCACATTCATGTAACCGAGGTGGATATTACATATGACAGCGAAACGGGGCATTCGGATTATGCATTTTTGTTTGAACTGCCTCCCGACATGAAGGAAGAGGATGTATGTAAAATATTCCCGTATAAGTGTGCACTAAAGAAAATGTAA
- a CDS encoding winged helix-turn-helix transcriptional regulator: MGINETLKAISDPVRRDILQMLKNGKKSAGEIAERFQLTGATVSYHLAKLKNADLIVEQKYKNFIYYELNTSVFEEVLTFIYTLGGNKS, translated from the coding sequence TTGGGTATAAATGAGACTTTAAAAGCCATATCTGACCCGGTGCGTCGGGACATATTGCAGATGTTAAAAAACGGCAAAAAATCCGCAGGCGAAATTGCAGAGCGCTTTCAGTTAACCGGTGCAACCGTTTCGTATCATCTGGCAAAGCTTAAAAACGCAGACCTGATTGTAGAACAAAAATACAAAAATTTCATCTATTACGAGTTGAACACCTCAGTATTTGAAGAAGTATTAACCTTTATTTACACGTTAGGAGGGAATAAATCATGA
- a CDS encoding DUF1648 domain-containing protein, producing the protein MKWIKWRTLLITCLVCLSPIVLGIALWDALPDTMAIHFNFYNQPDNFAPKAFVVFVLPFLMALLQIISCLIYDINAKKYGERKKFERVTKWIVPLLTVVLQAITLAYGLGKNIDIRKCVLLILGIMFLVIGNYLPKLDYVKNADMDTEKARKINRFIGFETVILGILSLVSIFLPPVFSIVWLILLIPYAIISIVYGIYVGRGK; encoded by the coding sequence ATGAAATGGATAAAATGGAGAACTCTTTTAATAACCTGCCTGGTTTGTCTGTCACCCATCGTACTTGGCATCGCCTTATGGGATGCTCTGCCCGATACCATGGCAATCCACTTCAACTTCTACAATCAGCCCGACAATTTTGCTCCGAAAGCCTTTGTGGTGTTCGTTCTTCCGTTTTTAATGGCCCTTTTGCAAATTATCAGCTGTCTGATTTATGACATCAATGCAAAAAAATATGGAGAACGCAAAAAGTTTGAACGGGTAACCAAGTGGATTGTTCCGCTTCTTACGGTTGTTTTGCAAGCGATTACCCTTGCCTACGGACTTGGAAAAAATATTGATATCCGAAAATGCGTACTGCTGATTCTCGGTATTATGTTTCTTGTAATCGGCAACTATCTGCCCAAGCTGGATTATGTAAAGAACGCCGATATGGACACTGAAAAAGCAAGGAAAATAAACCGTTTTATTGGATTTGAAACGGTGATTTTGGGTATATTAAGCCTTGTAAGTATATTTTTACCACCTGTTTTCTCCATTGTATGGCTGATTTTGCTGATTCCCTATGCCATAATCAGCATTGTCTACGGCATATATGTCGGGCGTGGGAAATAG
- a CDS encoding rubrerythrin family protein: protein MELKGSKTEQNLREAFAGESQARNKYTYFASVAKKEGYQQIAAIFEQTANNEKEHAKLWFKALGALGDTAQNLESAAEGENYEWTDMYARFAKEAEEEGFTALAAQFKMVAEIEKTHEERYRALLNNVEMKAVFEKAEETMWECRNCGHLVMGKKAPEICPVCAHPQAYFEVRKENY, encoded by the coding sequence ATGGAATTAAAAGGATCTAAAACCGAACAAAATTTAAGAGAAGCATTTGCAGGCGAAAGCCAGGCAAGAAACAAGTATACCTACTTTGCATCGGTTGCAAAAAAGGAAGGCTATCAGCAGATTGCGGCAATTTTTGAACAGACCGCAAACAACGAAAAGGAACACGCAAAATTGTGGTTTAAGGCTTTAGGCGCTTTGGGCGATACTGCACAGAATCTTGAAAGTGCCGCAGAAGGCGAAAACTACGAATGGACCGATATGTATGCGCGTTTTGCAAAAGAAGCGGAAGAAGAAGGCTTTACCGCTCTGGCAGCACAGTTTAAAATGGTTGCAGAAATCGAAAAGACCCACGAAGAACGCTATCGCGCGCTGTTAAACAACGTGGAAATGAAGGCTGTTTTCGAAAAGGCAGAAGAAACCATGTGGGAATGCCGCAACTGCGGTCACCTGGTAATGGGCAAAAAGGCTCCCGAAATCTGTCCCGTTTGCGCACACCCTCAGGCATATTTTGAAGTCAGAAAAGAAAACTACTAA
- a CDS encoding helix-turn-helix transcriptional regulator has protein sequence MKQITLTDLYTMRYITQLSAVTKEQWRDGFKWSFGDKRNGSVLLYVNACEIVYTFNNKILLTAKPGDFIYIPSDSRYTCTFKNCDTSAPYQGLKIDFLLYDIHGERLSFSDKITKLNAFFTSTTLHRMEELHRLHNMPEKPVTCACAKLELLIHEMALLEKQQGKGGPRFRGIVKGIEYMERDPDQDLSIAEVAAMCPASTSCFNRLFKEYSGMTPIEYRYAKKIEQAKALLALDEENVKSIAYALKFETPSYFCRMFKKKTGMTPKAYRDSLKKE, from the coding sequence ATGAAACAGATAACACTCACCGATTTATATACCATGCGATACATCACCCAATTGAGTGCAGTCACCAAGGAGCAATGGCGGGACGGATTCAAATGGAGCTTTGGGGACAAAAGAAACGGCAGCGTTTTATTATATGTAAATGCCTGCGAAATTGTGTATACTTTTAACAACAAAATTCTGCTTACCGCAAAGCCCGGTGATTTTATATACATCCCGAGTGATTCAAGATACACATGTACGTTTAAAAACTGTGACACTTCTGCTCCCTATCAGGGTTTAAAAATAGATTTTCTGCTTTATGACATCCACGGTGAGCGTCTCTCGTTTTCGGACAAAATTACAAAGCTGAATGCGTTTTTTACATCAACCACCCTGCATCGGATGGAAGAACTGCACCGTTTGCATAACATGCCCGAAAAGCCAGTCACCTGCGCCTGTGCAAAATTAGAGCTTCTGATTCACGAGATGGCACTTTTGGAAAAGCAACAGGGCAAGGGCGGTCCGCGGTTTAGGGGCATTGTAAAGGGTATTGAGTATATGGAGCGAGACCCTGACCAGGATTTAAGCATTGCTGAAGTTGCCGCCATGTGTCCTGCCAGCACCAGCTGTTTTAACCGCTTGTTTAAAGAATACAGCGGTATGACCCCCATAGAATACCGATACGCCAAAAAAATTGAGCAGGCAAAGGCTTTACTGGCGCTGGATGAAGAAAACGTAAAATCCATCGCATACGCCTTAAAATTTGAGACTCCCTCTTATTTTTGCCGGATGTTCAAGAAAAAGACAGGCATGACCCCGAAAGCCTATCGGGATAGTTTAAAGAAAGAATAG